In a genomic window of Procambarus clarkii isolate CNS0578487 chromosome 10, FALCON_Pclarkii_2.0, whole genome shotgun sequence:
- the LOC138363292 gene encoding uncharacterized protein, giving the protein MIAPWTFFMVQLADRVTQLADDPADRVTQLADDPADRVTQLADDPADRVTQLADDPADRVTQLADDPADRVTQLADDPADRVTQLADDPADRVTQLADDPADRVTQLADDPADRVTQLADDPADRVTQTATRFSVGFTSWEQPHSKEKNSRNIVKNLMDIPSVTSY; this is encoded by the coding sequence ATGATCGCTCCATGGACCTTTTTTATGGTCCAGCTGGCAGACAGGGTGACACAGCTAGCTGACGACCCGGCAGACAGGGTGACACAGCTGGCAGACGACCCGGCAGACAGGGTGACACAGCTAGCTGACGACCCGGCAGACAGGGTGACACAGCTGGCAGACGACCCGGCAGACAGGGTGACACAGCTGGCAGACGACCCGGCAGACAGGGTGACACAGCTGGCAGACGACCCGGCAGACAGGGTGACACAGCTGGCAGACGACCCGGCAGACAGGGTGACACAGCTGGCAGACGACCCGGCAGACAGGGTGACACAGCTGGCAGACGACCCGGCAGACAGGGTGACACAGCTAGCTGACGACCCGGCAGACAGGGTGACACAGACTGCTACGAGATTCTCTGTCGGCTTCACAAGTTGGGAACAACCTCACAGTAAAGAGAAAAATAGTAGAAATATTGTCAAGAACCTAATGGACATTCCTTCAGTCACTAGTTACTGA